A window of Myxococcales bacterium contains these coding sequences:
- a CDS encoding HEAT repeat domain-containing protein: MLDDLHHLRERARAAVSRGNLDEAANALVQAAQQTHVAEHDYVSVLRPLVEVLERRGDLRSALTVEWYLALNDREAMRRCYQKLPHVPPQDRARTLAAAEDMAAAAREMEDAGLVAAAAIYREKAEDWQGARALWSRLGQVASSGADAYNAALVQFNLARCAKKCNDPRQAREATVASVRLLEEAADHFESVGQRERAFDCFQVLVQIGRESGMFEDVLEGFVNCIRILREDHLKYFALQYFEDALAAAREKGELSAAATLAREASEYARSLGMSATAAHYILVQADLWRSVARQHHERGAPPEIAENAVLAAVLAFGEVGHFSRVGQLYQELATMDLEPRRRAHYARAARRYENVRDESIDAAPLPSHLRQDNHFPDVWHVDLIEWEQQGSAAEACADVLLNRSWPDLIRRKAMLARLTAFAVEGQNDASPASQAARARLADQLAALQLYAVLSPLEKLFARPERTVKIAVLSAMGTLFFKRSFITVRQALRDGDVGVVEQAAKAVEALYFQHAFDPLSRIVREAPQPGVRASAIRALAKVDTLEAAEFLLGILEHGAPADRTAAVDGLRKSRGSRFIEVARSSMATSTPEVQGALRDILRARGIAA, translated from the coding sequence ATGCTCGACGACCTCCACCACCTGAGGGAACGCGCACGCGCCGCGGTCAGCCGAGGCAACCTCGACGAGGCCGCGAACGCGCTCGTGCAGGCCGCGCAGCAGACCCACGTCGCCGAGCACGACTACGTGTCGGTGCTGAGGCCGCTCGTCGAGGTGCTCGAGCGCCGGGGTGATCTCCGCTCGGCGCTCACGGTCGAGTGGTACCTCGCGCTGAACGACCGTGAGGCCATGCGGCGCTGCTACCAGAAGCTCCCGCACGTCCCCCCGCAAGACCGCGCGCGCACCCTCGCGGCCGCCGAGGACATGGCGGCCGCCGCCCGCGAAATGGAGGACGCCGGGCTCGTCGCCGCCGCGGCGATCTACCGCGAGAAGGCCGAGGACTGGCAGGGCGCGCGGGCCCTCTGGTCGAGGCTCGGGCAGGTCGCCTCGAGCGGCGCCGACGCGTACAACGCCGCGCTCGTCCAGTTCAACCTGGCCCGCTGCGCCAAGAAGTGCAACGACCCCCGCCAAGCCCGCGAGGCCACGGTCGCGTCGGTGCGCCTGCTCGAAGAGGCCGCCGACCACTTCGAGTCGGTCGGGCAGCGAGAGCGGGCGTTCGACTGCTTCCAGGTGCTCGTCCAGATCGGCCGTGAGAGCGGCATGTTCGAGGACGTGCTCGAGGGCTTCGTCAACTGCATCCGCATCCTCCGCGAGGACCACCTCAAGTACTTCGCGCTCCAATATTTCGAGGACGCGCTCGCCGCGGCCCGCGAGAAGGGAGAGCTCTCGGCGGCGGCGACCCTCGCGCGCGAGGCCTCGGAGTACGCGCGCTCGCTCGGCATGTCGGCGACGGCTGCACACTACATCTTGGTCCAGGCCGACCTGTGGCGGAGCGTCGCGAGGCAGCACCACGAGCGCGGCGCGCCACCCGAGATCGCGGAGAACGCCGTGCTCGCGGCGGTCTTGGCGTTCGGTGAGGTGGGGCATTTCAGCCGCGTAGGCCAGCTCTACCAAGAGCTCGCGACGATGGACCTCGAGCCGCGCCGGAGGGCCCACTACGCGCGCGCCGCGCGCCGCTACGAGAACGTGCGCGACGAGTCGATCGACGCCGCCCCCCTGCCCTCGCACCTCCGACAGGACAACCACTTCCCCGACGTGTGGCACGTCGATCTCATCGAGTGGGAGCAGCAAGGCAGCGCGGCCGAGGCGTGCGCCGACGTGCTCTTGAACCGGAGCTGGCCCGATCTGATCCGTCGGAAGGCCATGCTGGCGCGTCTCACGGCGTTCGCGGTCGAAGGCCAGAACGACGCGAGCCCCGCCTCGCAAGCCGCACGCGCGCGCCTCGCCGACCAGCTCGCGGCGCTCCAGCTCTATGCCGTGCTCTCTCCTCTCGAGAAGCTCTTCGCGAGGCCCGAGCGCACGGTGAAGATCGCCGTCCTGTCCGCCATGGGCACGCTCTTCTTCAAGCGGAGCTTCATCACCGTGCGGCAAGCGCTCCGCGACGGCGACGTGGGCGTCGTCGAACAGGCCGCGAAGGCCGTCGAGGCGCTCTACTTCCAGCACGCGTTCGACCCGCTCTCTCGCATCGTTCGCGAGGCCCCGCAGCCGGGAGTGCGCGCGAGCGCCATTCGTGCGCTGGCCAAGGTCGACACGCTGGAGGCCGCCGAGTTCCTCCTCGGGATCCTCGAGCACGGCGCGCCCGCCGATCGCACCGCCGCGGTCGACGGCCTGCGAAAGTCGCGTGGGTCTCGGTTCATCGAGGTGGCGCGCTCGTCGATGGCGACTTCGACGCCCGAGGTGCAGGGCGCGCTCCGCGACATCTTGCGCGCGCGCGGCATCGCGGCCTGA